The following are encoded together in the Phragmites australis chromosome 19, lpPhrAust1.1, whole genome shotgun sequence genome:
- the LOC133900524 gene encoding protein ALP1-like: MPPLRGAKRRRKAAAEKKTAAMAAAAAAGADGAPGNWWDGFCMRMAGTLSSIEDAQRFEYVFKMPRRTFNYVCSLVKDEMMVKSSSYTFLDGTVLSLEDRVAIALRRLNSGGSLVTVGSSIGVNHSTVSLITWRFIEAMEERGSHHLHWPNSGEMEKIKSKFEKIHSLPNCCGVVDTTHITMCLSSAEPNCKVWLDHEKNYSMILQAVVDLDMRFTDIVTGWPGSMKESSILHSSGLFKLCEKDERLNGSKLKLSDGSEIGEYMIGDAGYPLLPWLLTPYPEKDLTESKTEFNRRHSAARAVAPRTLAKFKDTWKFLQGEMWRPDKHKLPRIIHVCCLLHNIVIDLQDSAMEEAHTSSDHDMKYRQQVCQLADENSVRVRDKLSQHLTSR; encoded by the exons ATGCCGCCGTTACGCGGGGCCAAGCGCCGtaggaaggcggcggcggagaagaaGACCGCGGcaatggccgccgccgccgcggcgggcgCGGACGGCGCGCCCGGCAACTGGTGGGACGGCTTCTGCATGCGGATGGCAG GAACCTTATCTTCCATCGAGGAcgcacaaagatttgagtatGTCTTCAAAATGCCAAGAAGAACCTTCAACTATGTCTGCAGCTTAGTGAAAGATGAAATGATGGTGAAGTCCAGCAGCTACACCTTTCTTGATGGGACAGTGCTGTCTTTAGAAGATAGAGTGGCCATTGCTCTCCGAAGGTTGAACTCTGGTGGGTCACTGGTGACTGTAGGATCCTCTATTGGTGTGAACCACTCAACTGTCTCGCTGATAACTTGGAGGTTCATTGAGGCTATGGAGGAGCGAGGaagccaccacttgcactggccAAACTCTGGCGAAATGGAGAAGATCAAATCCAAGTTTGAGAAGATCCATAGTCTGCCAAACTGCTGTGGTGTTGTAGATACGACACACATCACAATGTGCCTTTCTTCAGCTGAACCGAACTGCAAGGTCTGGCTCGACCACGAGAAGAATTACAGCATGATCTTGCAAGCTGTTGTCGATCTGGATATGAGGTTCACAGACATTGTGACTGGATGGCCTGGCAGCATGAAAGAGTCGAGCATTTTGCACAGCTCTGGTCTTTTCAAGCTGTGCGAGAAAGATGAACGGCTGAATGGAAGCAAGCTGAAGTTATCAGATGGATCAGAAATTGGGGAATACATGATTGGCGATGCAGGGTACCCCCTTCTACCCTGGCTCCTCACACCTTACCCTGAAAAGGACCTCACTGAGTCCAAAACCGAGTTCAACAGGAGACACTCTGCAGCAAGAGCAGTCGCTCCGAGGACATTGGCGAAGTTCAAGGACACATGGAAGTTCCTGCAGGGGGAGATGTGGCGCCCTGACAAGCATAAGCTGCCCCGGATAATCCATGTGTGTTGCTTGCTGCACAACATAGTAATAGACCTCCAGGATTCAGCCATGGAGGAGGCACACACGTCGAGCGACCACGACATGAAATACAGGCAGCAGGTGTGCCAGCTAGCGGATGAGAATAGTGTCAGGGTGAGGGACAAACTGTCCCAGCACTTGACCAGCAGGTGA
- the LOC133900869 gene encoding vacuolar protein sorting-associated protein 2 homolog 1-like: MSFIFGKRKTPAELLRENKRMLDKSIREIERERQGLQAQEKKLINEIKKMAKQGQMGAVKVMAKDLIRTRHQITKFYALKSQLQGVSLRIQTLKSTQAMGEAMKGVTKAMAQMNRQMNLPVLQKIMRDFEMQNEKMEMVSEVMGDAIDDALEGDEEEEETEELVNQVLDEIGIDINSELVKAPATAVAKPAAAGKVAAQAEAAGGADGGIDDDLQARLDNLRKM, encoded by the exons ATGAGCTTCATCTTCGGCAAGAGGAAGACCCCAGCCG AGCTGCTGCGGGAGAATAAGCGGATGCTGGACAAATCCATCAGGGAgattgagagggagaggcagGGCCTGCAGGCCCAGGAGAAGAAGCTCATCAATGAGATCAAGAAGATGGCCAAGCAGGGACAAATG GGAGCTGTGAAAGTTATGGCAAAGGACCTTATCCGCACAAGGCATCAGATCACAAAATTTTATGCTCTGAAGTCCCAGCTACAAGGCGTATCTCTTCGCATTCAG ACGCTGAAATCAACACAGGCAATGGGAGAAGCTATGAAGGGTGTCACTAAGGCCATGGCACAAATGAACAGGCAGATGAATCTACCAGTGCTGCAGAAGATAATGCGGGACTTTGAGATGCAGAATGAGAAGATGGAGATGGTTAGCGAAGTGATGGGCGATGCCATTGATGACGCTTTGGAgggtgacgaggaggaggaagaaacagAAGAACTTGTCAACCAAGTCCTTGACGAAATAGGCATTGACATCAACTCAGAG CTTGTCAAGGCTCCTGCGACCGCAGTTGCTAAGCCAGCTGCAGCCGGAAAAGTTGCTGCCCAAGCTGAAGCCGCAGGTGGGGCGGATGGTGGAATAGACGATGACTTGCAGGCACGGCTTGATAATCTGAGGAAGATGTGA